From the genome of Streptomyces sp. NBC_01317, one region includes:
- a CDS encoding glycosyltransferase family 2 protein, which yields MSTPKVSVVVPVYDPGVHIEELIASLLRQTMAAGEFEVIFVDDGSTDGTGERLDALAAAHAHIGVVHIPNSGWPSRPRNIGIERARGEYVQFADNDDWFGDEALQRLYAYAKENDADVVIGKMAGRGRGVPKELFRRNHPRATLATAPLIDSLTPHKMFRRSFLMDHGLRFPEGKRRLEDHVFVTAAYFLAERISVLSDYVCYFHVARPDASNAGFRPFDPAGYFGNLREALDIVDAHTEPGALRDRLHRRWLRVEMIGRLTAPRYLDAPAAWRGEFFGEVRSALAERFAPGVAAGLPAPQRAVAALVEQGRPDAVRELARWESAVRVKASARVTGELEITATGELMGAEGPLTFLHTEGGDSLRPSVTGGSLSLSPETLDVTARLRSARMDLLVRRRGGGGEEFVLPATTTTERVPLVAGAPGAGAPGAGAPGAFRVVHRTVARLTPEAINAGRNAGRWEVKARVVSCGWTKETELSLSLTIADGSRPVLRERSGAPLLVRVKRRVRRALAR from the coding sequence ATGAGTACCCCCAAGGTGAGTGTTGTCGTCCCCGTCTACGACCCGGGCGTCCACATCGAGGAACTGATCGCTTCCTTACTGCGACAGACCATGGCCGCCGGTGAGTTCGAGGTGATCTTCGTCGACGACGGGTCCACGGACGGCACCGGCGAGCGGCTCGACGCGCTGGCCGCCGCGCACGCGCACATCGGCGTCGTCCACATCCCCAACTCGGGCTGGCCGTCGCGCCCGCGCAACATCGGGATCGAACGCGCGCGCGGCGAGTACGTACAGTTCGCCGACAACGACGACTGGTTCGGGGACGAGGCGCTCCAGCGGCTCTACGCGTACGCCAAGGAGAACGACGCGGACGTCGTCATCGGCAAGATGGCGGGCCGGGGGCGCGGCGTCCCGAAGGAGCTGTTCCGGCGCAACCATCCGCGGGCGACGCTCGCGACGGCGCCGCTGATCGACAGCCTCACCCCGCACAAGATGTTCCGCAGGTCGTTCCTGATGGACCACGGACTGCGCTTCCCCGAGGGCAAGCGGCGCCTGGAGGACCATGTCTTCGTGACGGCGGCGTACTTCCTCGCCGAGCGGATCTCGGTCCTCTCCGACTACGTGTGCTACTTCCATGTCGCCCGCCCCGACGCGTCGAACGCGGGCTTCCGGCCCTTCGACCCGGCCGGGTACTTCGGCAACCTGCGCGAGGCGCTCGACATCGTGGACGCGCACACCGAGCCGGGCGCGCTGCGGGACCGGCTGCACCGGCGCTGGCTGCGGGTGGAGATGATCGGGCGCCTGACCGCGCCGCGCTACCTCGACGCGCCGGCCGCGTGGCGCGGCGAGTTCTTCGGGGAGGTACGGTCCGCCCTCGCCGAGCGCTTCGCACCGGGGGTGGCCGCGGGGCTCCCCGCGCCGCAGCGGGCGGTGGCCGCCCTGGTCGAGCAGGGCCGGCCCGACGCGGTACGGGAGCTGGCGCGCTGGGAGTCGGCGGTACGGGTGAAGGCGTCGGCCCGGGTGACCGGGGAGCTGGAGATCACGGCGACCGGCGAACTGATGGGCGCGGAGGGGCCGTTGACGTTCCTGCATACGGAGGGCGGGGATTCGCTGCGGCCTTCGGTGACCGGGGGGTCGCTGTCGCTGTCGCCGGAGACCCTGGACGTGACCGCGCGTCTGCGGTCGGCGCGGATGGATCTGTTGGTACGGAGGCGGGGTGGCGGGGGCGAGGAGTTCGTGCTGCCCGCCACCACGACGACGGAGCGGGTTCCGCTGGTTGCGGGTGCGCCGGGTGCGGGCGCGCCGGGTGCGGGCGCGCCGGGTGCGTTTCGGGTGGTCCATCGCACGGTGGCCCGTCTGACGCCGGAGGCGATCAACGCGGGGCGTAACGCTGGGCGTTGGGAGGTGAAGGCGCGGGTCGTGAGCTGTGGGTGGACGAAGGAGACGGA
- a CDS encoding DoxX family protein, with amino-acid sequence MSVDTRTPRPGFDDQPPLSMLKVDSDPAQVIVNHASFRVKLASPQRTAPARALTDTARIPAMSGAPAAGGARRRAPVVWSGRSEPGDPGATGLLQAVRNSTAARTSAAVRAGGAVGVGGTYESVPEGGYEGHDTGATQVIPRIALDDDATTLTPVVGGGRGGGAGGRPGGGRSGPLLPPMRQAVGAYDAPSEGNFSDREFSDREFSDRELSERELYDALDPDDDRPRAQRHGADTVRHAYYPGRRMNLGVVLLPLRVFLGFISIYAGMGKLCDPVYFDGGERGSMVKWLHSLHPWALAEPLRDFALSHPVGAGLSIAFLQIVVGVLTVLGLWQRVAASFGAVLSAALLLTVSWRTVPAYDAPDIIYLAAWSPLIIAGAPVYSVDGRLAGEAWRRLGPRSEIWDLRRRVLRRGAVLASVVIGLTFLIGSVLGGAVRSSDMVTVPGPNDDPVNQLPGVPLPRESSGRASASGTPSGGSRASGKPAEPSATRSSAPAAQESAPARTPARETASAGSGQNSGQQQPSQTQGTGAVPPRTSEQAPPPPPTSQGPSSSGSTGDGSSGGTGGTDGGSSTTGGSSSGGTGARNPIGGLLG; translated from the coding sequence ATGAGTGTGGACACCAGAACGCCCCGGCCCGGGTTCGACGATCAGCCCCCGCTGAGCATGCTCAAGGTGGATTCCGATCCCGCGCAGGTCATCGTGAACCACGCCAGCTTCCGGGTGAAGCTCGCATCGCCCCAGCGCACCGCCCCCGCCCGCGCCCTCACGGACACCGCGCGCATCCCCGCCATGAGCGGCGCACCCGCCGCCGGCGGCGCGCGCCGTCGTGCGCCCGTCGTGTGGAGCGGCAGGTCCGAGCCCGGTGACCCCGGAGCGACCGGACTCCTCCAGGCCGTACGGAACTCCACCGCGGCCAGGACCTCCGCGGCCGTGCGCGCGGGCGGTGCGGTCGGCGTGGGCGGCACCTACGAATCCGTACCCGAAGGGGGGTACGAGGGGCACGACACCGGCGCCACGCAGGTCATCCCCCGCATCGCCCTGGACGACGACGCCACGACCCTGACGCCCGTCGTGGGCGGGGGCAGAGGCGGAGGTGCGGGAGGCCGGCCCGGCGGCGGGCGTTCAGGACCGCTCCTGCCGCCCATGCGGCAGGCGGTCGGCGCCTACGACGCGCCGTCCGAAGGCAATTTCTCCGACCGGGAGTTTTCCGACCGGGAGTTTTCCGACCGGGAGTTGTCCGAGCGGGAGCTGTACGACGCCCTCGACCCCGACGACGACCGCCCGCGCGCCCAGCGCCACGGCGCCGACACCGTCCGGCACGCGTACTACCCCGGCCGCCGGATGAACCTGGGCGTGGTGCTCCTCCCGCTCCGCGTCTTCCTCGGCTTCATCTCGATCTACGCCGGCATGGGCAAGCTGTGCGACCCCGTCTACTTCGACGGCGGCGAGCGCGGCTCGATGGTCAAGTGGCTGCACTCGCTGCACCCGTGGGCGCTCGCGGAGCCGCTCAGGGACTTCGCGCTCTCGCACCCGGTGGGCGCGGGCCTCAGCATCGCGTTCCTCCAGATCGTCGTCGGCGTCCTGACCGTCCTCGGCCTGTGGCAGCGGGTCGCGGCGTCCTTCGGGGCGGTGCTCTCGGCGGCGCTGCTGCTGACCGTCAGCTGGCGGACCGTACCGGCGTACGACGCGCCGGACATCATCTACCTCGCCGCCTGGTCGCCGCTGATCATCGCGGGCGCGCCCGTCTACTCGGTGGACGGCCGCCTCGCGGGCGAGGCCTGGCGCAGGCTCGGCCCCCGCTCGGAGATCTGGGACCTGCGGCGGCGCGTGCTGCGCCGGGGCGCGGTCCTGGCGTCCGTCGTGATCGGCCTGACGTTCCTGATCGGCTCGGTCCTCGGCGGAGCCGTACGGTCCTCGGACATGGTCACCGTGCCGGGTCCGAACGACGACCCGGTGAACCAGCTGCCCGGCGTCCCGCTCCCGCGCGAGTCCAGCGGCCGCGCGAGTGCGTCGGGGACCCCGTCGGGCGGCAGCCGTGCGTCCGGGAAGCCGGCGGAGCCGTCCGCGACCCGCTCCAGCGCCCCGGCGGCGCAGGAGTCCGCACCGGCGCGTACGCCCGCGCGGGAGACGGCGAGCGCGGGCAGCGGGCAGAACAGCGGGCAGCAGCAGCCCAGCCAGACCCAGGGCACCGGCGCCGTGCCGCCGCGCACGTCCGAGCAGGCCCCTCCGCCCCCGCCCACCAGCCAGGGCCCGTCGTCGAGCGGCAGCACGGGCGACGGCAGCAGCGGTGGTACGGGGGGCACGGACGGCGGCTCGTCCACGACGGGCGGCTCGTCGTCGGGCGGTACGGGGGCGCGGAACCCGATCGGGGGGCTGCTGGGCTGA